Proteins found in one Crassostrea angulata isolate pt1a10 chromosome 3, ASM2561291v2, whole genome shotgun sequence genomic segment:
- the LOC128176814 gene encoding uncharacterized protein LOC128176814, which translates to MSITQVEDWRSHIVRTVNQDDGRIDILHDLKNNEVLVILDWAMKYLPQMYREKMKDFFGQKGVHWHVCVAVFKDQNGSLVHKTFTHIMDYVKQDFFAVLSLLEHTLVTIKQHMPNITEAYLRSDNAGCYHCGQIWLSIPSLSERTDFKNQYCLET; encoded by the exons ATGTCCATTACCCAAGTAGAAGACTGGAGATCTCATATTGTAAGAACCGTGAATCAGGATGATGGAAGAATAGACATTCTGCATGACCTGAAGAACAACGAAGTCCTAGTGATCCTAGACTGGGCAATGAAGTACTTGCCACAGATGTATCGGGAGAAAATGAAAGACTTCTTTGGTCAGAAAGGTGTACACTGGCATGTATGTGTTGCAGTTTTCAAGGATCAAAATGGAAGTTTGGTG CACAAGACATTTACTCACATAATGGATTATGTGAAACAGGACTTCTTTGCTGTTCTTTCATTACTAGAACATACACTAGTAACCATTAAACAACATATGCCAAACATTACGGAAGCTTACCTGAGGTCAGACAACGCTGGGTGCTACCATTGTGGGCAGATATGGCTCTCCATACCATCATTGTCGGAGAGAACAG ATTTCAAGAATCAGTATTGCttagaaacataa